CGCGTCGACGGGGACTACACAGGCATGTTGGGGCGGCCCGACCCGACACTCCAGGTCTTCCAGCACGATCGTGTGCCCTCGGCGGGCTGGCCGGTGGCGCTGGTCGTCGCCGAAACGTCCGAACAGGCCAGGGAGGCCGCCGAAGCGCTGGTGGTCCGGTACGACCAGGAGCCGCACGACGTGGCGTTCTTCGCCGGACGTCCCGGTACGTACACACCGGAGAGTTTCCTCGGCTCGGAGGCGGAGACGGCGAAGGGTGACCTTCAGGCCGAACTCGCCGCGTCCGCGGTCGTCGTGGACGCGGAGTACACCACACCTGAAGAGCATCACAGTGCGATGGAGCCGCATGCGGCGACGGCTCACTGGGACGGCGGACGCCTCGAGGTCGTCGACTCCAATCAGGGCAGTATGTGGGTGGCGGAGGAGCTCGCGAAGCTGTTCTCCCTCGATCCGTCCTCGGTACGCGTGCGCTCGGAGCATGTCGGCGGCGCCTTCGGGGCCAAGGGGGTCCGGCCCCACCAGGTCTGTGCCGTGATGGCCGCAACCGTCCTCCACCGCCCGGTCCGGGTCGTCCTGACGCGCCGTCAGACCTTCTCGCTGGTCGGCTACCGGAGCCCGACGGCGCAGCGGGTCCGGCTCGGCGCCGACGCCGACGGGCGGCTGCGTGCCTTCGACCACCAGGCGCAGAGCCTCACCTCGACGGTGCACGAATTCGTCGAGCGCAGCGCCGACCCGGGGCGCGTGATGTACGACGCCGACGCGCATCACACCGTGAACCGCCTCGTGAAGCTCGACGTGCCCACCCCGACCTTCATGCGCGCACCGGGCGAGGCGCCCGGCTCGTTCGCGCTGGAGTCCGCGCTCGACGAGCTCGCCGAGAAGAGCGGCCTGGACCCGATCGCCCTGCGCGCACGCAACGAACCGGCTGCGGGACCGGTCTCCGGTCTGCCGTTCGGCAGCCGCAATGTGCTCGCCTGCTTCCAGGAGGGCGCCCGCAGGTTCGGCTGGGCGGACCGCGACCCGCGGCCCGGCATACGCCGTGAGGGGCGCTGGCTGCTCGGGACCGGGACGGCCGCGGCCTCGTTCCCTTCCAGGGCCGTTCCGTCCACGGCTGCCGTGACGGCGGAGGCGGACGGCACGTTCACCGTACGGATCACCGCGGCAGACGTGGGGACCGGCGCGCGGACGGCGCTGACGCTGATCGCCGCGGAGGCGCTGGAGGTGGAACCGGCGCGTATCCGGATGAAGATCGCGGACAGTGACTTCGGCCCGGCGATGATCGCCGGCGGCTCGATGGGCACCCGCTCCTGGGGCTGGGCGGTCACGGCCGCGGTGAGCGAGCTGCGGGAGCAACTGGCCCTGGGCGGTGACATCCCGCCGCAGGGGATCACGGCGCGCTCGGACACCGGCGCGGCCATCGGCGCGCTGGCGAACAAGGAACGGCACTCCTTCGGGGCGCAGTTCGCCGAGGTCGCGGTGGATGTGACCAGCGGCGAGGTCCGGGTACGGCGGATGCTCGGCATCTTCGCCGCGGGCCGGATCATCAACCCGCTGACCGCACGCAGCCAGCTCATCGGCGGCATGATCTGGGGCCTTTCCATGGCGCTGCACGAGGAAGCGGTCAGGGACCAGGCTTCGGGCAGCCATGTCGGCGCCGACCTTGCGGGCTACCACTTCGCTTCGAACGCCGACGTACCGCTCATCGAGGCGGACTGGGTGGACGATCCGGACCCGGACGACCCGGTCGGGATCAAGGGCATCGGCGAGATCGGGATCGTGGGAGCCGCGGCGGCCATCGCCAACGCGGTCTGGCACGCGACCGGAGTACGCCACCGGGACCTGCCGATCCGCCCGGACCGTGTGCTGCTGGCGGGAAGGGGGGAGGGCGGGACCGGCTGAGCCCGCCCGGACGCCCGGGGCCCCACGCCGTCCGCCGCGCAGGGCCCCGCACCGGCCCACGAACCATGAGGAGACCTAGATGCTCGACATCGCCGACGAGTTGAACCGCTGGACGGAGGAGGGGCGGGACTTCGCCGTCGCCACCGTCGTGGCCGTCGCCGGCAGCGCGCCCCGCAGCCCCGGTGCCGCCCTCGCCGTCGACAGCCGGGGCGTGGTCATCGGCTCGGTCTCCGGCGGCTGTGTGGAAGCCGCGGTGTACGACCTGTGCACCCAGGCGCTCCAGCACGGCGGGACGGTGCTCGAGCAGTTCGGCTACAGCGCCGAGGACGCCTTCGCGGTGGGGCTGACCTGCGGCGGGTCCATCGAGGTCCTGGTCACGCCGGTGACGGCGGACGCGCCGGGCCGCAAGGTGTTCGCGGCGGCGCTGTCGGCCGCGGCCCGGGGAGAGCCGGCGGCCGTTGCCCGCGTGGCCCGGGGGCCGGCCGAACTGCTCGGCAGGGCACTGCTCGTCCACCCCGACGGCTCGTACGAAGGCGGCCTCGACGGACATCCTGAGCTGGACCGCACCGCGGTGGCGGAGACCCGCGCCATGCTGGACGCGGGCCGCACCGGCGCCTTCGCGGTCTCGGAGAGCGGATCGCGCTGCACGGCCGACCTGACCCTGTTCGTCGAGTCGAGCGTGCCGCCGCCCCGTATGATCGTCTTCGGCGCCATCGACTTCGCCGCGGCGCTGGTGCGTACGGGCAAGTTCCTCGGCTACCACGTCACCGTCTGCGACGCCCGCCCCGTCTTCGCCACCCGGGTCCGCTTCCCGGAGGCCGACGACATCGTGGTCGACTGGCCGCACCGCTACCTCCAGCGCACCGGGACCGACGGCCGCACGGTCCTGTGCGTGCTCACCCACGACGCCAAGTTCGACATTCCCCTGCTCCAGGAGGCCCTGCGGCTGCCCGTCGCCTTCGTCGGCGCGATGGGCTCACGCCGCACCCACGAAGACCGCAACCGCAGACTCCGCGAAGCCGGCGTCACCGACCCCGAACTGGCCCGTCTTCACTCGCCGATCGGGCTCGACCTCGGTGCCCGCACCCCCGAGGAGACCGCCCTGTCCATCGCGGCCGAGATCGTCGCGGCACGACGGGGCGGCACGGGTGTCCCGCTGACCGGTTCGCGGACACCCATACACCGGGACGGGGGCGGGGACGGGGGTGAGGGCGCGGCAGGTGGCGGGGTGGCCGGGGAGCGGGCGGTGGCGTGAGCCGGCCGTGCGTAGTTCGGTGCAGCCCAGCCCAGCCCAGCCCAGCCCAGCCCAGCGCAGCCCAGCGCAGTCCGGCGTAGTCCAGCCCAGCGCAGTCCGGCGTAGCCCGGTGCAGCGGGTGAAGGAGGAGGAGTCAACTGCGGATGTCTGGTGCCGCGGGGCGCCTCACGAAGCCTGCCCCGTCCCCTGCGCCAGTTCGTACTCTTCCTCCAGTGCTTCGGTGACCTTCTCCCACAGGGCGGACTCCACGAGCGGGTCCAGTTCCTCGATCGCCAGGCGGAACTCCGCCAGCGCTTCCAGTGGTTTCGGCTCCTCGAACCGCGGAGCGAACTTCGTGGCCAGGCCCAGCGCGCCCGCCAGCGTCGCGAGGCAGGAGTGGGCCTCTCCTGCGTAACCCGCCGCGTGGTCCCAGCCGTTCGGGTCGTACAGGTCGACCGTCCCCGTCTCGCCGTCCACCACCAACGAGAACCCCCGGCACTCGCCGAACATGAACGCGTACTTCGTGGGGGGAGAGTCGTCGTCCGGTGTCCGCCGGCCGAACAGCTCGTCCGGGTCTTCCGCCCACGGGCCGTCGTCCTTCAGATCGCTCGAGTCGAAGTCGACGAATTCGAGGAACCCGTCGATCCGTACCGCGGGGAAGCCGACCGTGGTGAGGAACTTCCTTGTTTCCTCATGCTCCAGCCGCTCCGGAAGGTCCGCCTCCGCAGGACGCCATAGCGAGCCCGGACCGAAGCAGGACTCCAGCCACTCCGCCGTGGGCTCCCCGGCTGCGCTCATCCACTCGTCCATGCTCATGCGGCACTCCTGATGTGGCTCCTCATGTGGCTCTCCTCGCCTGGTCCGTTGCCGTGACAGCGACAGTGAACACCAGGGCACCGACAGCCGGGCCGGCCCAAAGCGCGACGGCTGGACCAGCGTCGTCCTTCGCAGCTCTCCCGGCGTTCCACGCCGGGTCGTGGGACATGATGCGCTCATGGCTTTAGCGATGGCGCCCACGATCCCGGCCGGGACCCTCTCACGTACTTCTCAGCCCTCCCTCCCCTCGCACGACGGCGCGTTGCTGCTGCGGTCCTGGGAGGCGGACGACGCCCCCGTCCTGCAACGCGCCTTCCAGGACCGGATGATCCGGCGCCGGCACGTGCACCATGTGACGTCGCTGGACGAGGCCCAGGAGTGGATCACCGCCACCCACCGGTCCTGGCAGCAGGAGCAGGACGCCCAGTGGGCCGTCACCCGGGCCGACGACGGCGAGATCCTCGGCCGGGTGGCCCTGCGCCGGATGAACCTCGTGCACGGCCTCGCCGAGTGCGCCTACTGGGTCCTGCCGAACGCCCGAGGGGCCGGTGTCGCTCCCCGCGCCGTCGCCACGGTGACCGCCTGGGCGCTGGTGGAGGCCGGTTTCCACCGCCTCGAACTTGCCCACTCGGTCGGCAACGAGGCGTCCTGCCGGGTGGCCATCAAGTCGGGTTTCGTCTTGGAGGGGACCCTGCGCAGCGCGCGTCTGCAACAGGATGGCCGGCACGACACGCACCTTCACGCGCGCGTCCGGGGCGACGCTTGAGCTCGGCCTCCGGCCGGGCGTACCGCAGGCGGACGGGCGTCGGCCGAATGTGCCGATGTGCAGGCTCCGGCCGAGGGGTGGAGCTCGGCCAGGGGGCTGGGTGTCCACTGCGCCGTGACCTGTGACGACCGTCACGCCGGAATCTTCGCCCCCGTGTCGACCGGATGCCGTGCGCCAGGCGTAAGCCTGGTGAGACCGAAAAGATCCGGGGAGTGGCTGTTGACCGTCGAGGAGTTCGAAGAGTTTTACGCGCAGACGGTCGCACGGCTGACCGGGCAGCTGTACGTGATGCTCGGCGATCAGCACGAGGCGCAGGATGTGGTGCAGGAGGCGTTCGCCAAGGGCTGGAGCCGGCGGCGTCAGCTCGACCGGAACGGTCAGCCCGAGGCGTGGATCCGCACGGTCGCCTGGCGCCTGGCGGTGAGCCGGTGGCGCGTACGGCGCCGCACCGCGGACGCGTGGCAGCGCAGCGGCGCCCCGCCGCATGTCGAGGGGCCCGGACCGGAGTCCGTGGCACTGGTGGAGGCGCTGCGACAACTGCCGGCCAAGCAGCGTCGGACCATGACGCTGCACTACGTGTGCGACCTGACCGTCGAGCAGATCGCGAACGAGACCGGGCTGTCCGCCAGCACGGTCAAGACGCATCTGGTCCGGGGCCGCACCGCGCTCTCCCTTCGTCTGGCGGACCCGCGTATTGAGGAGGCCCCCGGTGCCTGAACCCCATGACCTGCTGCGGTCGTTGTTCCAGGAAGCCGCCTCCACCGGACAGGCCCGTGCGCGCTTCGCGCCGGTCTCGCTCGTCACCCGGCGCGGGGAGCGGATGCGCCGGCGCCGGATCGCCACGCTCGCCGTCGGCGCCTGCCTGGTCTTCGCCGGCACCGGTGCTGCCGCTGCCGCACTCCTGCCGGGCACCTCGGGTACCTCCGTCCCGGCCGTCACGCCTTCTCCCTCCAAGCCGACGCTCACGCCGACCCCCGTACCGACGTCGCCCCGCAGCACCTCAACCGGGACCGGTGCGCCTGCTCCCGGCCGGAGCTCGACGGGAGCACCGACCACCGCGCCGCCCCGGACCGGCCAGGAGACCTCGGGAGCGTCCGGCACCCCCACGGTTGGCACACCCCCCACGTCCACAGATCCCCCGTCCACGGCCCCACCGCGCTGACCCTCGCCCCCTGACCTTCGCACCCTGACCCGGCGGTCCGGCCGCCGGGCGGTCCCGCACGCCCGAATCCGAGCAGGAGATACCGCTATGCCCGCCTTGTCGTCCCGCCTGCGTCGGAAACATCCGTCCCTCACCCCCAGGCCTGGTGCCGGACCACGGCAGCGCTCAGCGCCTGCGCGCACAGCCGGCACCGCAGTAGAAGCGGGCACGGCACGCGTCGTCGGCACCGCGGCCGAAGTCGGCACGCCAAGCATCGCCGGGACGCCGGGCGTCGCCGGCACAGCCACCGAAGCCGGCACGGTCGACCGCTCTTCTCTGCTCCGCCCACGACAGGCGGTCCGTTGGCGACGACGTCTCGTCCCCGGGCCCGCCGACCGTGAGGTGCTGTGGCTGTATCTGCTCACCCGGGCAGGGATCTGGGCCACTGCCTACTGCACCCGGTGGCTGTTCCCCGACGACCGCAAGACCCCGCACGTCGCCGACTTATTCGCGCCGTGGCAGCAGTGGGACTGGGGCCACTTCCTGCACATCGCCCGCGACGGCTACTTCCCCGGTCAGGCCGGGCCGTGGATGAACGGCTGGGACAACCGAGAGGCCTTCTTCCCCGGCTTCCCTCTTGTCCTGCGGGCCGTCCATACCGTCGTCCCGCACTGGGCCACCGCGGGCCTGCTGATCTCCTTCGTCTCCGGAGCCGTGGCCGTCCTGGCCCTCGCCCGGGTCGCCCGGCTGTATCTGCCCGACGGGAACGCCGGCCGGCGCGCGGTGCTCTTCCTCCTGCTCTCGCCGTGCGCGATATTCCTGGCGGCGGGGTACACCGAAGCGCTCTTCCTCGCGCTCGCCCTGCCTGCCTGGCTCGCCGCCCACCGGCAGAACTGGCCCGCCGCGGCCGCCTTGGCCTGCCTGGCCTGCACCGTCCGCGTCAGCGGTCTCTTTCTCGTCGCCGCCCTGGCCGTCCACTTCGCCCTCACCGTCCGCACCCGCCGGCAGTGGCGCGCACTGCCCTGGCTGGCGTTGCCCGCCCTCGCGCCCCTCGTCTACAGCTGGTACCTCCACCTGCACACCGGCGACTGGATGGCCTGGAAGCACGCCCAAGAACGCGGCTGGTACCGCGACTTCCACGCCCCCTGGGAAGCCTGGCAGAACACCTGGCATGCCGCCTTCGAGGAGTCACTGCCCACCGGGTACGCCCTGATGTCCCAGGCCGAACTCCTCGCCATGGTCGTCGGCATTCTGCTGGCCGGGGTGCTGGCCCGTCAGCGCCGCTGGCCCGAGGCTGTCTACGTCGGCCTCAGCCTGTGGGCACTGGGCACTTCGTACTGGTACACGTCCATTCCCCGCGCCACGCTCCTGTGGTGGCCCCTGTGGATCCTCCTGGCCGGTTGGAGCCTGCGCACTCCACGGTTCACCACCATGTATCTCTGCCTCACGGCGCCGCTGATGACCGTCTTCGCCGTCACCTTCCTGTCGGGGCGATGGGCCGGCTGATCCGCGAGCGGGCGGCGGGCGCCCGAGGCCCTCGGTTGCCGCTGCTGCCCGTAGCGGCAGGGTGGTCGTGGACCGGGCCCCGGACTGACGCCGGGGCCCGGTACGCACCTCCTTACGCTGCGGCTCCCGTGCCACCCCCGGAAGAGCCCGCAGGGGCCCTGCGGCGGCGCACGCTGATGATCGCGCCCGCCGCCACGGCCATCGCCACGCCTCCCACCAGGGCGATCGTCGGCAGCGCGGAGGACGAGCCGGTCGCCGCCAGTTGGCCCGCGCCCGAGGTCTCCTCGGCGCCACCCTGCGGCCTGGGGCCGTCCGCGGCGCCACCGGCGGGCTCGGCGCTCTCACTGGGCTTACCGGGCCCGCTGGGTTGCCGGGCTTGCCGCGCGCCGGGAGGATCTTGAAGTCGTACCGCTCGTGATGCGAGAGGCCGCAGGAGCCGTCCTGGCGGGAGAACATCCCCTCCACGATGGCGTAACCCGCCCCGGGCTTGGCCGAATTGATCGCACGGACGCGCAGCGGCAGCGTGACGGTGCTGTGCGCGGCGACGGGGAATCCGGTGAACTCGCTGTCGACCGTGGCGTCTTCGAAGCTCAGCCACCTGCCCGTCACGGGATTGCGGAGCTGCGCCTCCAACTCTTCGTACGGACGGTCGACGATCTCGGCGGAGGAGATGTACGGCTGCGGCCGGACCTTCTCCATGGCCTTGTCGGAGGTGTTGGTGACGGTGATGGAGGAATTGCTCCAGCCGGCACCGGCGACGAACCCGGACCGGAGCCCCTTGATCGCCATCTGGAGGTGCTGGGGCGCGCTCTCGCATCGGCCGTCCGGGGGAACCTCCTCGGAGGAGGACCCGCCGGGGGTGGTGCCGGGCTCGGTACCGGTTTCCTTCCCGGGCTTGGCGTCGGGCGCGGGCTTGGTGTGGTTCCCCGCAAGGTTCCCCGCACCGGGCTTCGTGGCCTCACCGGTCTCGGCGGTCGGGCCTCCGGTCCCGGACGACCCGCCCGGCCCCGTCGCCTCCTCCGGCCGCGCCGACCGGCCGCCGTGCTCCGGGCCGTCTGTCTTCTGCGGCTCGTGGGTGTGTGCCGGCGGTCTCGGGGCTTCCGTGGCGGACGCGGCGGCGGGCGTGACCTAGTACGGCGGCGGGTGCGATGACGGCTGCCGCCGCGGCGGCCGTCGGGGCTTGGCGTAACGTCATCAAGAAGACCTTGCTGAGATATCACCTGAGCTGTCAGGTGCTTGCGCAGCATGACTCCTGGCGGGCCGAAGGGTTGTGCGGTACGGCCGGTTATGGAAGGCAGATCACAGCGTCGCTGTGCGGCGACGGCTGCCGAGCGCACCGGACCCTTTGGCAGCCGCCCCCGACGGGCGACGGCTGGTAGCCCCCGGCCCGCACCGGGCAGGGATGCGGACATGACCGTCCTCGTCGGAACCTCCGGCTGGCAGTACAAGGACTGGCGCGGTGTCCTCTACCCGCCGGACCAGCCGCAGCGGCTGTGGCTCGAGGAGTACGCGCGGCAGTTCGCCACGGTCGAGAGCAACGCCGCCTTCTACCGGCTGCCCGAGGAGAAGACCTTCGCGGACTGGCGGGACCGTACCCCCGACGGGTTCGTGATGGCCGTCAAGGCCAGCCGCTATCTGACGCACATCAAGCGGCTGCGCGACCCGCAGGAGCCGGTCGGCCGGCTGATGTCGCGCGCCGCCCGTCTGGGCCCCCGGCTCGGGCCGGTCCTGCTCCAGCTGCCACCCACGCTGCACGCGGACGCCGGGCTGCTGGACACCTGCCTCGGCTGCTTCCCCGCCGACGCGCGAGTGGCGGTCGAACCCCGCCACCCCTCGTGGTGGACGACGGAGATCCGTGCCGTGCTGGAGCGGCGGGGCGCCGCGCTGTGCTGGGCGGACCGGCGCTCCCGGCCCGTGACGCCCCTCTGGCGGACCGCCGACTGGGGGTATCTGCGCCTTCACGGGGGCCGGGCACAATCCGGCCCCCGCTACGGCAAACAGGCGCTCGCCGGCTGGGCGCGGCGGATCGCCGACACCTGGCCGGACCGGGCCGACGTCTACACGTATTTCAACAACGATGTGGGCGGGGCAGCCGTCCTCGACGCCGTCCGGTTCGCCCGCGCCGCCTCGGCCGCCGGACGCTCCGTGAGCCGTACGCCGTCCGGGCGTGGCTCCGCCCGCTGACCGCGGGGCCGGGATATATCTGCGCTCGTACCGCCGGGGCGAGTGAACGAGGTGAGGCACGGATGATCCGCAGACGCGTGGTGGTCTCCGGAGACGTGCAGGGTGTGTTCTTCCGCGACACCTGCCGGCGCAAGGCGGACGAGCACGGCGTGGCCGGCTGGGTGCGGAATCTGCCGGACGGGACGGTCGAGGCCGTGTTCGAGGGGGAGCCCGAGCGCGTACAGGAGATGGTGGACTGGGCACGCGAGGGTCCCCCCATGGCGACCGTCAACACCGCGTCCGTCCAGGAGGAAGAGGCTGAGGGACTGACGGGCTTCGACATCCGGCCGGCCCCTGGCGGGTTCTAGGACCTGTCCGACGCGCCTGGTCCGTTCCCCGGGAAGGGCACGGTGGCGGCATCCGCCGACCGCTTCAGCTCATGAGGAGCGCCGCGTCCCAGCCGTTCCGCTCGGCCTGTGTGGTGCCCCGGCGGGCGTCGGCGTAGTCGGCCAGGACTAGGGCGATACCGGTGGCGCCGTCCAGCAGGCCGGGGTGGTGCATCCGGCGTGGTGCGGGCGGCGGCGAGGGGATAGACGCCGACGGGGGCCGCAGAACTTGGGGGTAGCCGAAGGGAGTTCGGTCATCGAATTCTGCGACGAGTTCCCGGGCGAGGTGGTCCGCGGTCTCCCACAATGTGGCGCGCCCGGTGGCGGCCGCCATGCGGACGGTGGTGTGCAGGATGCCGGCGCGGCCGTGGCAGAGGCCCGGGTCGTCGGACACCAGCGCGTCGTGTGGGCGGTGCACGAGGGCGCTGACCGCCTCCTCTGCCAGGGCCGACATCCGGTGGTCGTCGAGCGCCTGGCCGGCCAGATGGAGGGTCCAGGCGATGCCGGAGGTCCCGTAGCACCAACCGGGTCTGCTCCGAGCTCCTGTTACCGTTCCCGCTCCGGCTCCCGTTCCCGTTCCCGATTCGGCTTCCGATCCGGCTCCCGCTCCCGCTCCCGCTCCGGCTCCCGCTCCCGCTCCGGCTCCCGTTCCCGATCCCAGTCCCGTTCCCGCTTCAGGGGAGGGCCGGGGCCGGGGAGGCTCCCCGGGGTGATCCGGCACAGCGACGCGGCCGGGCCACTGCATGCCCCGGCCGTCGGTGTAGCCCACGCTCAGCACCCATTCGGCCATGCGGCGGATGGCGTCCTGCATGCCCGGTACCCGGTGTCCGGAGCGGTGCGCCAGTGACAGCAGCGCGAGCGGACCGCAAATCCCGTGGGCGGCACCGACGTTGCAGTCCCCTCCGGGGAACTCCTGGCGGTCGCG
This Streptomyces decoyicus DNA region includes the following protein-coding sequences:
- a CDS encoding SUKH-4 family immunity protein, which gives rise to MSMDEWMSAAGEPTAEWLESCFGPGSLWRPAEADLPERLEHEETRKFLTTVGFPAVRIDGFLEFVDFDSSDLKDDGPWAEDPDELFGRRTPDDDSPPTKYAFMFGECRGFSLVVDGETGTVDLYDPNGWDHAAGYAGEAHSCLATLAGALGLATKFAPRFEEPKPLEALAEFRLAIEELDPLVESALWEKVTEALEEEYELAQGTGQAS
- a CDS encoding DUF72 domain-containing protein translates to MTVLVGTSGWQYKDWRGVLYPPDQPQRLWLEEYARQFATVESNAAFYRLPEEKTFADWRDRTPDGFVMAVKASRYLTHIKRLRDPQEPVGRLMSRAARLGPRLGPVLLQLPPTLHADAGLLDTCLGCFPADARVAVEPRHPSWWTTEIRAVLERRGAALCWADRRSRPVTPLWRTADWGYLRLHGGRAQSGPRYGKQALAGWARRIADTWPDRADVYTYFNNDVGGAAVLDAVRFARAASAAGRSVSRTPSGRGSAR
- a CDS encoding mannosyltransferase family protein, yielding MLRPRQAVRWRRRLVPGPADREVLWLYLLTRAGIWATAYCTRWLFPDDRKTPHVADLFAPWQQWDWGHFLHIARDGYFPGQAGPWMNGWDNREAFFPGFPLVLRAVHTVVPHWATAGLLISFVSGAVAVLALARVARLYLPDGNAGRRAVLFLLLSPCAIFLAAGYTEALFLALALPAWLAAHRQNWPAAAALACLACTVRVSGLFLVAALAVHFALTVRTRRQWRALPWLALPALAPLVYSWYLHLHTGDWMAWKHAQERGWYRDFHAPWEAWQNTWHAAFEESLPTGYALMSQAELLAMVVGILLAGVLARQRRWPEAVYVGLSLWALGTSYWYTSIPRATLLWWPLWILLAGWSLRTPRFTTMYLCLTAPLMTVFAVTFLSGRWAG
- a CDS encoding SigE family RNA polymerase sigma factor codes for the protein MTVEEFEEFYAQTVARLTGQLYVMLGDQHEAQDVVQEAFAKGWSRRRQLDRNGQPEAWIRTVAWRLAVSRWRVRRRTADAWQRSGAPPHVEGPGPESVALVEALRQLPAKQRRTMTLHYVCDLTVEQIANETGLSASTVKTHLVRGRTALSLRLADPRIEEAPGA
- a CDS encoding XdhC family protein — translated: MLDIADELNRWTEEGRDFAVATVVAVAGSAPRSPGAALAVDSRGVVIGSVSGGCVEAAVYDLCTQALQHGGTVLEQFGYSAEDAFAVGLTCGGSIEVLVTPVTADAPGRKVFAAALSAAARGEPAAVARVARGPAELLGRALLVHPDGSYEGGLDGHPELDRTAVAETRAMLDAGRTGAFAVSESGSRCTADLTLFVESSVPPPRMIVFGAIDFAAALVRTGKFLGYHVTVCDARPVFATRVRFPEADDIVVDWPHRYLQRTGTDGRTVLCVLTHDAKFDIPLLQEALRLPVAFVGAMGSRRTHEDRNRRLREAGVTDPELARLHSPIGLDLGARTPEETALSIAAEIVAARRGGTGVPLTGSRTPIHRDGGGDGGEGAAGGGVAGERAVA
- a CDS encoding xanthine dehydrogenase family protein molybdopterin-binding subunit → MTTTTGTSAVTRAIGTAHTRIEGREKVTGTARYAGEIPFAGLAYGWLVLSTIARGRIRAVEADPVLAMPGVLTVLHHGNAPRVDGDYTGMLGRPDPTLQVFQHDRVPSAGWPVALVVAETSEQAREAAEALVVRYDQEPHDVAFFAGRPGTYTPESFLGSEAETAKGDLQAELAASAVVVDAEYTTPEEHHSAMEPHAATAHWDGGRLEVVDSNQGSMWVAEELAKLFSLDPSSVRVRSEHVGGAFGAKGVRPHQVCAVMAATVLHRPVRVVLTRRQTFSLVGYRSPTAQRVRLGADADGRLRAFDHQAQSLTSTVHEFVERSADPGRVMYDADAHHTVNRLVKLDVPTPTFMRAPGEAPGSFALESALDELAEKSGLDPIALRARNEPAAGPVSGLPFGSRNVLACFQEGARRFGWADRDPRPGIRREGRWLLGTGTAAASFPSRAVPSTAAVTAEADGTFTVRITAADVGTGARTALTLIAAEALEVEPARIRMKIADSDFGPAMIAGGSMGTRSWGWAVTAAVSELREQLALGGDIPPQGITARSDTGAAIGALANKERHSFGAQFAEVAVDVTSGEVRVRRMLGIFAAGRIINPLTARSQLIGGMIWGLSMALHEEAVRDQASGSHVGADLAGYHFASNADVPLIEADWVDDPDPDDPVGIKGIGEIGIVGAAAAIANAVWHATGVRHRDLPIRPDRVLLAGRGEGGTG
- a CDS encoding lanthionine synthetase C family protein, whose product is MTVTAPHALCDTASGIAFRVADLLSSPEQVAGAARDAFATLPPDLPLPGWQPASLLAGHPGIALLHTRCARTDARYAALGHAHLAAAVAATTEAGPAAVGDLLLPARLHANAHGGYARLLARSAEVHAAYVRARAARLVARRQEHGPGLAYGDYDVIAGLAGEGRGLLLAADHGDERCAQALGDVLDFLIGISHPVRPADGDGHQVPGWWCAPDRYLLPRDRQEFPGGDCNVGAAHGICGPLALLSLAHRSGHRVPGMQDAIRRMAEWVLSVGYTDGRGMQWPGRVAVPDHPGEPPRPRPSPEAGTGLGSGTGAGAGAGAGAGAGAGAGSEAESGTGTGAGAGTVTGARSRPGWCYGTSGIAWTLHLAGQALDDHRMSALAEEAVSALVHRPHDALVSDDPGLCHGRAGILHTTVRMAAATGRATLWETADHLARELVAEFDDRTPFGYPQVLRPPSASIPSPPPAPRRMHHPGLLDGATGIALVLADYADARRGTTQAERNGWDAALLMS
- a CDS encoding acylphosphatase, whose translation is MIRRRVVVSGDVQGVFFRDTCRRKADEHGVAGWVRNLPDGTVEAVFEGEPERVQEMVDWAREGPPMATVNTASVQEEEAEGLTGFDIRPAPGGF
- a CDS encoding GNAT family N-acetyltransferase gives rise to the protein MALAMAPTIPAGTLSRTSQPSLPSHDGALLLRSWEADDAPVLQRAFQDRMIRRRHVHHVTSLDEAQEWITATHRSWQQEQDAQWAVTRADDGEILGRVALRRMNLVHGLAECAYWVLPNARGAGVAPRAVATVTAWALVEAGFHRLELAHSVGNEASCRVAIKSGFVLEGTLRSARLQQDGRHDTHLHARVRGDA